A region of the bacterium BMS3Abin11 genome:
GATAATGGCGGTGTACCGGATCTTTCGACATATAGTGTAGCGTGTCATGCATCCATCCCATGTTCCACTTCATGCTAAAACCAAGACCTCCTAGGGTGACGGGGCGGGTAACCTGAGGCCATGCTGTGGATTCTTCAGCCATCATCATCGTCCCCGGGAAACTCGCATGTGTAATAGTGTTTAATTCTCGGAGGAACCCGATCGCTTCAATATTTTCATTTCCACCATGTAAATTAGGTATCCAGTCTCCTTCATCTCTGGAATAATCCAGGTACAGCATTGATGCAACTGCATCGACGCGTAAGCCATCCAGATGAAATTCCTCTAACCAGAAAACAGCACTGGCAATCAGAAAATTTTTAACTTCATTTCGGCCATAGTTGAATATTAATGTCCCCCAGTCACGATGTTCCCCGCGACGGGGGTCTTCGTGTTCATAGAGAGCACTACCATCGAAGCGGGCCAGGCCGTGCTCATCACGGGGGAAGTGGGCAGGCACCCAGTCAAGTAATACGCCTATACCATGCTCATGACAGTAATTTACAAAATAACGAAAATCGTCAGCTTGTCCGAATCGATGGGTAGGTGAAAAATATCCCGTTGTCTGATACCCCCAGGAAGCATCGAGTGGGTGTTCTGTAATGGGCAATAATTCAATGTGGGTAAAACCGGTATCCCCGATATATTCTACAAGGCGATGAGCAAGTTCGTGGTAGTCCAGAAAATCACCATTTTCATCACGTTGCCATGAACCCAGGTGGCATTCATAAATAGACAGGGGGGCATGTAACCAGTTTTTTCCCTGCCTTTCCCGAACCCACACATTATCACTCCACTGAAACAATGAAGTTTCCCTGACAACCGATGCCGTGCGTGGACGCAATTCAAGCTGCTGAGCATATGGATCAGTCTTAGACAGGATTTCTCCGGAGTCACGGTTACTAATTTCGAACTTGTAGAGGCACTCATTTTCAATATCGGGTATAAACAACTCCCAAACACCGCTACTACCATGTGTGCGCATAGGATGTCGTCGGCCATCCCATTCATTAAAGTCGCCTATAACACTCACACGCCCGGCATTGGGTGCCCAGGTAGCAAATAACACACCAGCAATACCATCAATGGTCCTGGGATGTGCGCCCAGTATCCTGTAGATATATAAGTTTTTCCCTTCTGCAAATAAATACAGATCATAATCTTCGATTTGTGGCTTAAAGCTGTATGGGTCATGAAAAGAACTGATATTATTTCTGGTGTCCGTCCGGTTGACTAAATTATGTTCGCCAATTTGATCCAGCCCCTCTGGACAGACAAAAAAATCACTATCGCCATAGCGCTGTGCTGGAATATTTTTTTCTGTCACACTCAACTGCTGGGTATCAGGCGAGTAAAACAGTATAAAATCACCGTGATGACTGGCCTGATTTCCCAACACAGAAAATGGATCATGATGACGGGCCTGTGCAATCTTTTCGAGATCGACCTGCATAACATCAAGCAACTTGCTGATTTTAGATGATAATAGAGTTTTTGTTTGTGACATAATTACCCGTTGCAGAGTTTAAGCTATTCATTTACTAAATTTTTTCTTTGTGTATATTGTAATATGCACGACGAGTAATTTCTGTGCAAAAATCTGCTTTTTTATCCTCTCATTCTACTTTTTTAATGTATCGCTGAATACTCAGACAGCTTCATATGAAATATGCACTTACTTTCACATCAAATTATTGCACAATGAGAGGGTAACATAGCGAAGGCAATATACGGCAGCATTGAGGCACCCATGCACCAAACGGTGGGATCTTTTGGTTGTATGTTTCATGCGATGAAGAAACTGTAACAATCATTGCATACAATCAGGTTTCCGCATAGAAATCTACTCGCAAGCTGACACTCGAATACGTTGGGAATTGAACGAATGAATATAGAAAAATCACCCCGTTTTGTCAGTAACCTGACCAGAAGCACCCTCGCTCTCATTATGGCTGGTGGACATGGTGAACGCTTAAAACATCTGACTATGTGGCGGGCCAAGCCGGCTGTCCCATTTGGAGGAAAATTTCGCATTATCGATTTTCCTTTGTCAAACTGCATAAACTCTGACATACGTAGAATAGGCGTACTCACTCAGTACAAAGCACATTCACTGATCTTACATATTCAAAGGGGTTGGTGGCAATTTAGAGGTGAATTCGGTGAATTCGTTGAACTATGGCCTGCTCAGCAACGCATTGAAGCCTCCTGGTATTCAGGAACGGCTGATTCAATCTATCAGAATCTGGATATCATACGTTCCCATTCTCCTGAGTACATCCTGATACTTGCTGGAGACCATATCTACAAAATGGACTATGGTGAGATGTTGGCCAGACATGTGGAAAGTGGGGCGGATGTGACTGTCAGCTGTATCGAAGTACCAATAGAAAAGGCTTCGGCTTTTGGTGTAATGAGTATAGAAGATAATCTTCGTATAAAGAGTTTTGAGGAAAAACCGAAAAACCCGGTTCCATTACCCGGCAATGAGGATGAAGCCCTCTGTTCAATGGGAATTTATGTATTTAACAGAGACATGTTGTTTGAATTACTAATTCGTGATGCCGATACACCAGAATCCAGTCATGACTTTGGCAATAATATCATCCCCCACGCTATTAAAAATTATCGAGCCTTTGCCCATCCATTTGCCGATACAAAAAGTAACACACAGCCCTATTGGCGAGATGTAGGAACTGTTGATGCATTTTGGGAGGCCAACCTGGAATTAATCGGTGTTACCCCTGAATTTAATTTATATGATGAAGAATGGCCTATCTGGACGTATCAGGAACAATTACCGCCAGCTAAATTTGTATTCGATTCTGATGATAGAAGAGGTATGGCAGTTGACTCAATGGTATCAGGAGGATGCATTATTTCGGGTGCGCTTGTCCGCCACTCTTTATTGTTCTCCAATGTCAATGTTAACAGCTACAGTAAAATCCAATCATCCGTCATCCTTCCTAATGTCAGTATTGGAAGAAACTGCAAAATTAATCATGCTGTTATCGACAAGGGCTGTAAAATTCCAGAAGGGACTGTCATCGGTGAGGATATTGAAGAGGATAAAAGCCGATTTTATGTTTCTCCTAATGGTGTTGTTCTGGTAACACCTGATATGCTCGGACAAGTTATCCATCATGTCAGATAATTCTGAAAACAGAAGTCCTCTGAATGTAGTCATTTACTGGCATATGCATCAGCCGGAGTATCGTGACCTGCGTAGCGGTGAATATCACCAGCCATGGACATACCTTCACACTATCAAAGACTATGTCGATATGGTCGCGCACCTGGAAAACAATGATCAGGCACGTGCCGTTGTAAACTTTGCACCGGTATTACTCGAACAGATCGATGACTATGCACAACAACTGGAAAATTATTTACATCATGGAAAGGCGTTAAGAGACCCTCTCCTGTCTGCGCTCGCAGATCCAGTTTTATCACTAAACCAGGAAAATCGTACACATATCATCAAGGCCTGTTTACGTGCAAATAAAGAGAGATTGATAGACCGTTTCGAAGTCTTTGGCTTTCTGGTTGACATGGCCGAAACAGCACTAAAAAGTACAGAGTGGCTCGGTTACTTTTCTGAACAGTATTTCTCCGATTTACTGGTCTGGTATCACCTCGCCTGGACTGCGGAAACGGTCCGTATTTCCGATAACCGCATAAAAGCTTTGATGAAAAAGGCCCGGCGCTTCAATCTCCATGACCGCCATTTATTGATTGAGGTGTACTATGAACTTATCAGCGGTGTTATTGATCGATACCGTCGGCTGGCTGTAGCAGGCAGAATTGAATTGTCGATGACACCGTACGCTCATCCTATTGTCCCGTTACTACTCGATATTCACTCCGCCAGGCAAGCCATACCGGATATCAGCCTGCCGCTGACCGGCCAGTATCCTGGAGGTCTTGAAAGAAGTCGTTGGCATTTACAAAAGGGCATAGCTGTATTCAAGCATTTTTTCGGTTTTGAGCCACAGGGCTGCTGGCCCTCTGAGGGCAGCATCAGTGCTGAGACAGTCGAACTGATCTCTGAGACAGGTATAAAATGGCTGGCCAGCGGTGAGGTCGTTTTACGAAACTCCCTGCAAAAATCCGCAATCGTAGCCGACAACTGCATCTACCATGCATACCAGTACCGCAACAACAATGTGACATGTTTTTTCAGAGATGGTGGACTATCAGACCTGATAGGTTTCAAATACTCGAAATGGCATGCTGATGATGCCGTCGCAAATCTTGTCCATAATCTGGAAAAGATAGCTGAAAAATGCAGTCACAATCCAGACTCAATCGTATCCATCATACTGGATGGTGAAAATGCCTGGGAATATTACCCCCAGAACGGCTATCATTTTCTCAAGACTTTGTATGAGAAACTTGCTCAGCACAAAGGCCTTAGATTGACAACCTACAGCAAATACCTTGAATCACCTGTTGGCAGGAAGCCTTTGAATGAAATCGTTGCAGGCAGCTGGGTCTACGGTACCTTTTCTACCTGGATAGGGGAAAAAGACAAGAATCGTGCCTGGGACATGCTAATTGAAGCAAAGAAAGTTTTTGACCGAGTGGTCAAAGGGGGGGGATTGTCTGAGGATGAGCTAAAAATAGCCGAAATACAACTTGCGACATGTGAAAGCTCAGACTGGTTCTGGTGGTTTGGTGAATACAACTCAGCAGAATCTGTGTCTATCTTTGATGAACAATTTCGCCTGCACCTGAGCAATCTATACCAATTGCTAAATGTAGAACCTCCTGACTATCTGTCAAAAACATTTTCGTTTGGCCTGGGCAACCCGGAAATGGGTGGGGCAATGTTGCCAGACTCGCAGCAATAATTTATGTTAGTTAATTCAGGGATAGCATCAGTAAACCGGGAACGACGGGCAGGGGTGCTCTTACACCCCACTTCATTACCAGGCCCTTTTGCAAATGGTGATATTGGTCATGAGGCGTACAGGTTCATCGAGTACCTTCATTCCTGCGGCTTTAAAGTCTGGCAAATGTTGCCCCTGGGGCCTACCCATAAAGACAAGTCACCTTACCAGTGCCTGTCTACTCACGCCGGCAATCCCCTCTTGATCAGTCTGGACTGGCTGGAAGATAAGGGCTGGCTAGACAGGTCAGGGGTCGACAGCAGCGAGTCAGATGATAACTATCGTGAAGCATGCCTGCACAGGGCTGCTCAGCATTTTTATCAGATAGACAACCAAAAATGGCAACAAAGGATTACTGATTTCGTCTTTCAACATAAAAGATGGCTGGATGATTATGCCTTATTCATGGCACTTAAATACCAATATCAGAACAAACCCTGGTATGACTGGCCAGACCCGCTACGTCACCGCAATCAGGACGCACTGGAGGATGCCAGCACCAGGCTTAAAGATTCGGTTAAGCAGACAATTTTTGAGCAATTTATTTTTTTTACACAGTGGCAGGAAATCAGACAGTATGCGTCAAACCATAGCATCGAGTTGTTCGGTGACATACCAATTTTTGTCGCTCGTGACAGTGCTGATGTCTGGGCTGAAAGAGAAAACTTCTTAATGAATATTGATGGTGAGATGCCGTTTATTGCCGGCGTGCCTCCAGATGCCTTCTCTGACACAGGCCAGAGATGGGGCAATCCATTATATGACTGGAACTACATGAAAAAGACAGAGTTCAGTTGGTGGAAAGACCGTTTTGACACCCAGCTACAGCTTTTTGATCTACTTCGTTTTGACCATTTCCGTGGCTTACAGGCCCACTGGCAAATTCCATATGAGGATGAAACGGCCATCAATGGAAGCTGGGTAGAAGTCC
Encoded here:
- the glgB gene encoding 1,4-alpha-glucan branching enzyme GlgB; translation: MSQTKTLLSSKISKLLDVMQVDLEKIAQARHHDPFSVLGNQASHHGDFILFYSPDTQQLSVTEKNIPAQRYGDSDFFVCPEGLDQIGEHNLVNRTDTRNNISSFHDPYSFKPQIEDYDLYLFAEGKNLYIYRILGAHPRTIDGIAGVLFATWAPNAGRVSVIGDFNEWDGRRHPMRTHGSSGVWELFIPDIENECLYKFEISNRDSGEILSKTDPYAQQLELRPRTASVVRETSLFQWSDNVWVRERQGKNWLHAPLSIYECHLGSWQRDENGDFLDYHELAHRLVEYIGDTGFTHIELLPITEHPLDASWGYQTTGYFSPTHRFGQADDFRYFVNYCHEHGIGVLLDWVPAHFPRDEHGLARFDGSALYEHEDPRRGEHRDWGTLIFNYGRNEVKNFLIASAVFWLEEFHLDGLRVDAVASMLYLDYSRDEGDWIPNLHGGNENIEAIGFLRELNTITHASFPGTMMMAEESTAWPQVTRPVTLGGLGFSMKWNMGWMHDTLHYMSKDPVHRHYHHDRLTFGLLYLFSENFILPFSHDEVVHGKGSMLNKMPGDEWQKFANLRLLYTYMFTYPGKKLLFMGCEFGQGAEWNHDTGLDWYVLQYPYHAGLKKLISDLNRLYTLQPALHKYDFEPQGFDWIDCNDTDQSVLSYLRRTEHESIIVVLNFTPVVRENYRIGVPEQGNYEVIFNSDSNYYAGGNAGGFTIVQAEEVPWMNHSVSVRLTLPPLAGLVLKIQDE
- the glgC gene encoding glucose-1-phosphate adenylyltransferase, translating into MNIEKSPRFVSNLTRSTLALIMAGGHGERLKHLTMWRAKPAVPFGGKFRIIDFPLSNCINSDIRRIGVLTQYKAHSLILHIQRGWWQFRGEFGEFVELWPAQQRIEASWYSGTADSIYQNLDIIRSHSPEYILILAGDHIYKMDYGEMLARHVESGADVTVSCIEVPIEKASAFGVMSIEDNLRIKSFEEKPKNPVPLPGNEDEALCSMGIYVFNRDMLFELLIRDADTPESSHDFGNNIIPHAIKNYRAFAHPFADTKSNTQPYWRDVGTVDAFWEANLELIGVTPEFNLYDEEWPIWTYQEQLPPAKFVFDSDDRRGMAVDSMVSGGCIISGALVRHSLLFSNVNVNSYSKIQSSVILPNVSIGRNCKINHAVIDKGCKIPEGTVIGEDIEEDKSRFYVSPNGVVLVTPDMLGQVIHHVR
- a CDS encoding glycosyl hydrolase family 57, coding for MSDNSENRSPLNVVIYWHMHQPEYRDLRSGEYHQPWTYLHTIKDYVDMVAHLENNDQARAVVNFAPVLLEQIDDYAQQLENYLHHGKALRDPLLSALADPVLSLNQENRTHIIKACLRANKERLIDRFEVFGFLVDMAETALKSTEWLGYFSEQYFSDLLVWYHLAWTAETVRISDNRIKALMKKARRFNLHDRHLLIEVYYELISGVIDRYRRLAVAGRIELSMTPYAHPIVPLLLDIHSARQAIPDISLPLTGQYPGGLERSRWHLQKGIAVFKHFFGFEPQGCWPSEGSISAETVELISETGIKWLASGEVVLRNSLQKSAIVADNCIYHAYQYRNNNVTCFFRDGGLSDLIGFKYSKWHADDAVANLVHNLEKIAEKCSHNPDSIVSIILDGENAWEYYPQNGYHFLKTLYEKLAQHKGLRLTTYSKYLESPVGRKPLNEIVAGSWVYGTFSTWIGEKDKNRAWDMLIEAKKVFDRVVKGGGLSEDELKIAEIQLATCESSDWFWWFGEYNSAESVSIFDEQFRLHLSNLYQLLNVEPPDYLSKTFSFGLGNPEMGGAMLPDSQQ
- the malQ gene encoding 4-alpha-glucanotransferase, with translation MLVNSGIASVNRERRAGVLLHPTSLPGPFANGDIGHEAYRFIEYLHSCGFKVWQMLPLGPTHKDKSPYQCLSTHAGNPLLISLDWLEDKGWLDRSGVDSSESDDNYREACLHRAAQHFYQIDNQKWQQRITDFVFQHKRWLDDYALFMALKYQYQNKPWYDWPDPLRHRNQDALEDASTRLKDSVKQTIFEQFIFFTQWQEIRQYASNHSIELFGDIPIFVARDSADVWAERENFLMNIDGEMPFIAGVPPDAFSDTGQRWGNPLYDWNYMKKTEFSWWKDRFDTQLQLFDLLRFDHFRGLQAHWQIPYEDETAINGSWVEVPGRDMLSEMFDSFHHLPLVAEDLGVITDQVIELKKSFNLPGMKVLQFAFDGNNANPHLPHHHETDDVVYTGTHDNNTTIGWLLDDHNYNRAYFNGYTGLKNKSENQGLWAMIRLAMSSVSFLCILPMQDLLMLDSSARMNVPGTTEGNWNWRFEWSQLRPMSKKNISKFMVLYQR